One part of the [Pantoea] beijingensis genome encodes these proteins:
- the kdpB gene encoding potassium-transporting ATPase subunit KdpB gives MSHKQQVLFDASIIRQALMDAMKKCDPRVQWRNPVMFVVFLGSILTTLLAFAMLAGITPGDSGFTVAISVWLWFTVLFANFAEAIAEGRSKAQANSLKGMKKSHFANKLMQANQHHSAVSVPAESLRKGDIVLAAAGDMIPCDGEVIEGGASVDESAITGESAPVIRESGGDFASVTGGTRVLSDWLVIQCSVNPGETFLDRMIAMVEGAKRRKTPSEISLTILLVALTLVFLFATATLYPFTLFAGHAISITVLVALLVCLIPTTIGGLLSAIGVAGMSRMLAANVIATSGRAVEAAGDINVLLLDKTGTITLGNRQASAFLPAPGISERQLADAAQLASLADETPEGRSIVVLAKQRFNLRERDLHALNASFVPFSAQTRMSGVTLQDRAIRKGAVDAIKRHVEANGGTFQPEVMHQVEQVARGGGTPLVVAEGNQALGVVALKDIVKGGIKERFAELRAMGIKTVMITGDNPLTAAAIAAEAGVDDFLSEATPEAKLALIRQYQAEGRLVAMTGDGTNDAPALAQADVAVAMNSGTQAAKEAGNMVDLDSNPTKLIEVVHIGKQMLMTRGSLTTFSIANDVAKYFAIIPAAFAGVWPQLNALNIMQLHSPASAILSAVIFNALIIIFLIPLALKGVSYRPLSAAALLRRNLWIYGAGGILVPFIGIKFIDLLLTLFTRV, from the coding sequence ATGTCTCATAAGCAACAGGTATTATTTGATGCGTCCATCATCCGTCAGGCGCTGATGGACGCCATGAAAAAATGCGATCCTCGCGTTCAGTGGCGTAATCCGGTGATGTTCGTGGTGTTCCTGGGTTCCATCCTCACCACGCTGCTGGCATTCGCGATGCTGGCGGGGATAACCCCGGGCGACAGCGGATTCACGGTGGCGATTAGCGTCTGGCTGTGGTTCACCGTGCTGTTCGCCAATTTCGCGGAAGCCATCGCCGAAGGACGCAGCAAAGCCCAGGCAAATTCGCTGAAGGGGATGAAAAAAAGCCATTTCGCCAACAAACTGATGCAGGCGAATCAGCATCATTCAGCCGTTAGCGTACCGGCTGAATCTTTACGTAAAGGCGATATCGTGCTGGCTGCCGCCGGAGACATGATCCCCTGTGATGGCGAAGTCATTGAAGGGGGCGCTTCGGTCGATGAGAGCGCCATTACCGGTGAGTCAGCCCCAGTGATACGTGAATCAGGCGGTGACTTTGCCTCGGTGACCGGCGGAACGCGTGTTTTGTCTGACTGGCTGGTGATTCAGTGCAGCGTCAATCCCGGAGAAACCTTTCTCGATCGGATGATTGCGATGGTCGAAGGGGCCAAACGACGTAAAACACCGAGTGAAATCTCGCTGACCATCCTGCTGGTGGCCTTAACGCTGGTGTTTTTATTCGCCACTGCCACGCTTTACCCGTTTACATTGTTCGCTGGCCACGCCATTAGCATTACCGTACTGGTCGCGCTGCTGGTGTGCCTGATTCCGACCACCATTGGCGGCCTGCTTTCTGCTATTGGCGTTGCCGGCATGAGCCGGATGCTGGCGGCAAACGTGATTGCCACCAGCGGCCGCGCCGTTGAAGCCGCCGGCGATATCAATGTCTTGCTGCTGGATAAAACCGGAACCATCACCCTGGGTAACCGTCAGGCATCGGCGTTTCTGCCCGCACCCGGTATTAGCGAACGGCAGTTGGCCGATGCCGCGCAGTTAGCATCCCTGGCGGATGAAACCCCGGAGGGACGCAGTATCGTGGTGCTGGCAAAACAGCGTTTTAACCTGCGCGAGCGGGATCTGCACGCCCTTAACGCCAGCTTTGTGCCCTTTTCAGCCCAGACGCGCATGAGCGGTGTGACGCTGCAAGACCGCGCTATCCGCAAAGGTGCGGTCGACGCAATCAAACGCCATGTTGAAGCCAACGGCGGCACCTTTCAGCCGGAAGTCATGCACCAGGTGGAACAGGTGGCGCGCGGTGGGGGAACGCCGCTGGTGGTTGCGGAAGGTAACCAGGCGCTGGGCGTGGTGGCGTTAAAAGATATCGTCAAAGGCGGCATCAAAGAGCGCTTTGCTGAACTCCGGGCTATGGGAATTAAAACGGTGATGATCACCGGCGATAATCCGCTAACCGCTGCGGCAATTGCGGCCGAAGCCGGCGTTGATGATTTTCTGTCAGAAGCGACGCCGGAGGCAAAGCTGGCGCTGATTCGCCAGTATCAGGCGGAAGGACGTTTAGTGGCCATGACCGGCGACGGGACTAACGATGCCCCCGCGCTTGCACAGGCTGATGTTGCCGTTGCGATGAACTCCGGCACGCAGGCGGCAAAAGAGGCAGGAAATATGGTGGATCTGGACTCTAACCCCACCAAGCTGATTGAAGTGGTACATATCGGTAAACAGATGTTGATGACGCGCGGCTCGCTGACAACCTTCAGTATTGCCAATGATGTGGCGAAATACTTTGCCATTATCCCCGCCGCTTTTGCCGGGGTCTGGCCGCAGCTAAACGCACTGAATATTATGCAGTTGCACTCTCCGGCTTCGGCCATCCTGTCCGCGGTGATTTTCAATGCGCTGATTATTATTTTTCTGATTCCGCTGGCGTTAAAAGGCGTTAGCTACCGTCCACTCAGCGCAGCTGCGCTGCTACGGCGCAACCTGTGGATTTATGGTGCTGGCGGTATCCTGGTGCCGTTTATCGGTATCAAATTCATTGATCTATTACTTACGCTGTTCACGCGGGTTTAA
- the kdpC gene encoding potassium-transporting ATPase subunit KdpC has protein sequence MAVLRPALFTFIVLTLITGAVYPLLVTGIAQTLFPQQANGSLLVIDGQLRGSQLIGQPFSAAGDFQGRPSATADAPYNTLASGGSNLAASNPALDNAVAARIAALRAANSQASQTVPVELVTASGSGLDPDLSPTAALWQAPRIADARGIPLAEVKQLIRDHTHQPLLKFTGEPTVNVLMLNLALDNLSTEDNK, from the coding sequence ATGGCGGTTTTACGTCCGGCTCTGTTTACTTTTATCGTACTGACGCTGATAACCGGCGCGGTCTATCCCCTGCTGGTCACTGGCATCGCGCAAACGCTTTTTCCACAGCAGGCGAACGGTTCTCTCCTTGTGATAGACGGACAATTACGTGGCTCACAGCTGATCGGACAACCCTTTAGCGCCGCAGGTGATTTCCAGGGCCGTCCGTCGGCCACTGCCGATGCACCTTACAATACGCTGGCCTCCGGCGGCAGTAACCTCGCGGCGAGTAATCCTGCACTGGATAACGCCGTAGCGGCACGGATTGCCGCGCTGCGCGCCGCTAACTCGCAGGCCAGTCAAACGGTCCCCGTGGAGCTGGTGACCGCATCGGGCAGCGGGCTCGATCCGGATCTTTCGCCGACGGCCGCGCTCTGGCAGGCACCGCGTATTGCCGATGCGAGGGGTATTCCACTGGCGGAGGTCAAACAGCTTATTCGCGACCATACCCACCAGCCGCTGCTGAAATTTACTGGCGAACCCACGGTAAATGTCCTTATGCTCAACCTGGCGCTGGATAACCTATCGACAGAGGACAATAAATGA
- the kdpD gene encoding two-component system sensor histidine kinase KdpD has translation MNEALHRPSPEKLLQQIASRPRGKLKIFFGASAGVGKTFAMLQEGRRLREQGLDVLIGVVETHGRRETAALVDGLSTLPMKHLSQHGRYYPEFDLDAALARAPAIILIDELAHSNIHGARHPKRWQDVDELLNAGIDVLTTLNVQHLESLNDVVGGITGIRVSETLPDPIFDLADEIVLVDLPPDDLRQRLAEGKVYIAEQAERAIEHFFRKGNLIALRELALRRTADRVDNQMQAWRDNRGEEKVWHARDGILLCIDEAPGNEKLIRTAARLAAKLNAEWHAVYVETPRLHKLPGEQRQRILQALKLAQALGAETATLSDTQAEVSILRYARQHNLGKMVIGRRESQRWKRDGFANRLGKLGPDLDLIIIARDAFLSPRTARSAAGKNRTEHWHKKLEGGALAVAICAALTMGAVWLFPAVADANLVMLYLLGVVIVALLYGRGPAVFASFINVLSFDLFCIAPHGTLAVSDLEYLLTFAIMLAVGLTIGNLTAGVRYQARVARYREARVHQLYELSKALSATRTEQDVIDVSQHFINHSFRAASLLLLPDEQGQLPPTSQADAAIARWSFDNGQPAGAGTATLPGVPYQILPLKARESILGVLIIAPANLHQHMIPEQQRLIDTFLVLIGTALERLVLTRAEEQARLSAEREQLRNALLAALSHDLRTPLTVLFGMAEILTLDLAADNSPRAPQANQIRQHIINTSRLVNNLLDMARIQSGGFVLRKSWLTLEEIIGSALNTLDALPGHHPVSVDLPDPLMLVQVDGALIERLLINLLENAIKYGGSDAQIGISVRSIDDKLDIEVWDSGPGILPGQEQRIFDKFTRGNKESAIPGVGLGLAICQAIATLHGGGMLAKNRPSGGAGFHLFLPLETAPPMDIEETEET, from the coding sequence ATGAACGAGGCGTTACACCGCCCTTCCCCCGAAAAACTCCTGCAGCAGATCGCTTCCCGCCCGCGCGGGAAGTTAAAAATATTCTTTGGTGCCAGCGCGGGCGTCGGAAAGACCTTTGCCATGCTGCAGGAGGGACGCCGTCTGCGCGAGCAGGGGCTGGATGTGCTGATCGGCGTGGTGGAAACGCACGGACGACGTGAAACCGCAGCCTTAGTGGATGGCCTGAGCACACTGCCAATGAAGCACTTAAGCCAGCACGGGCGGTATTATCCTGAATTCGATCTGGATGCCGCCCTTGCCCGCGCGCCCGCTATCATCCTGATCGATGAACTGGCGCACAGCAATATCCACGGCGCACGCCACCCCAAACGCTGGCAGGACGTTGATGAACTGCTGAATGCCGGAATCGATGTGCTGACCACGCTCAATGTTCAGCACCTGGAAAGTCTGAATGATGTGGTGGGCGGCATCACCGGAATACGCGTCAGTGAAACACTGCCCGACCCGATATTCGATCTGGCGGATGAAATCGTGCTGGTCGATCTGCCTCCTGACGATTTGCGCCAGCGTCTGGCCGAGGGCAAAGTCTATATCGCTGAACAGGCCGAACGCGCAATCGAACACTTTTTTCGCAAAGGTAATCTGATCGCGCTACGCGAACTGGCGCTGCGGCGAACCGCCGATCGCGTTGACAATCAAATGCAGGCCTGGCGCGATAATCGGGGCGAGGAGAAGGTCTGGCACGCCCGTGACGGTATTTTGCTGTGCATCGACGAAGCGCCGGGTAATGAGAAGCTGATCCGTACCGCTGCGCGGCTGGCCGCAAAGCTGAATGCGGAATGGCATGCCGTGTATGTCGAAACGCCACGGCTGCATAAACTGCCGGGCGAACAGCGTCAGCGTATTCTGCAAGCACTCAAGCTGGCACAGGCGTTAGGCGCGGAAACGGCCACGCTCTCGGATACACAGGCGGAAGTCTCGATCCTGCGCTACGCCCGCCAGCATAACCTCGGGAAAATGGTGATTGGCCGCCGGGAATCACAGCGCTGGAAACGGGATGGCTTTGCCAACCGGCTGGGTAAACTGGGGCCGGATCTCGACCTGATCATTATTGCCCGCGATGCGTTTTTATCACCCCGCACGGCACGCTCCGCTGCCGGTAAAAACCGCACGGAGCACTGGCATAAGAAACTGGAAGGCGGCGCGCTGGCGGTTGCGATTTGCGCAGCCCTGACGATGGGGGCGGTCTGGCTGTTCCCTGCCGTTGCAGACGCGAACCTGGTCATGCTCTATCTGCTGGGTGTGGTCATTGTGGCGCTGCTGTATGGCCGCGGCCCTGCGGTTTTCGCCTCTTTTATTAACGTACTGAGCTTTGACCTGTTTTGCATTGCGCCGCACGGCACCCTGGCGGTGTCCGATCTTGAATACCTGCTCACCTTCGCCATTATGCTGGCGGTCGGCCTCACTATCGGTAATCTTACCGCGGGGGTACGTTATCAGGCCCGGGTGGCGCGCTATCGTGAAGCGCGTGTGCATCAACTCTATGAGCTGTCAAAGGCACTCAGCGCAACCCGCACCGAACAGGATGTTATTGATGTCAGCCAGCACTTTATTAACCACAGTTTCCGTGCCGCCAGCCTGCTGCTGCTTCCGGATGAACAGGGGCAGTTGCCGCCGACCAGTCAGGCCGATGCGGCCATCGCGCGCTGGAGTTTCGATAACGGGCAACCGGCCGGCGCCGGCACCGCGACGCTGCCCGGCGTGCCCTACCAGATCCTGCCGCTCAAAGCCCGTGAAAGTATCCTGGGCGTGCTGATTATCGCCCCAGCTAACCTGCATCAGCATATGATCCCGGAGCAGCAACGGCTAATTGATACCTTTCTGGTGCTGATTGGCACCGCGCTGGAGCGGCTGGTGCTGACCCGCGCAGAAGAGCAGGCCCGCCTTTCCGCAGAACGGGAACAGCTGCGCAATGCGCTGCTGGCGGCGCTTTCACACGATCTGCGCACCCCGCTAACGGTACTGTTTGGCATGGCAGAGATCCTCACGCTGGATTTAGCCGCCGATAACTCGCCGCGCGCACCGCAGGCCAACCAAATTCGCCAGCACATTATTAATACCTCGCGGCTGGTGAACAATTTACTGGATATGGCACGTATTCAATCCGGCGGATTTGTCCTGCGAAAAAGCTGGCTCACGCTGGAGGAGATCATCGGCAGCGCGCTCAATACGCTGGATGCGCTGCCCGGTCATCATCCTGTTAGCGTCGACCTGCCCGATCCGTTAATGCTGGTACAGGTTGATGGAGCCTTAATTGAACGTCTGCTGATCAATCTGCTGGAAAATGCGATTAAATATGGCGGCAGCGATGCACAAATCGGTATCAGCGTACGTTCCATTGACGATAAGCTGGATATTGAGGTCTGGGACAGCGGCCCTGGTATTTTACCCGGCCAGGAACAGCGTATTTTTGATAAATTTACCCGGGGAAATAAAGAGTCAGCTATTCCCGGCGTAGGCTTAGGGCTGGCGATTTGCCAGGCTATCGCCACGCTACACGGCGGAGGAATGCTGGCAAAAAACAGGCCTTCCGGCGGTGCCGGTTTCCATCTGTTTTTACCCCTGGAAACCGCGCCACCCATGGATATTGAAGAGACTGAGGAAACGTGA
- the kdpE gene encoding two-component system response regulator KdpE, with translation MTTVLIVEDEKEIRRFVRIALEAESLRVYDCETLQRGLIEAATRKPDLVILDLGLPDGDGLSFIKEVRQWSAMPIVVLSARSDEQDKIDALDAGADDFLSKPFGIGELLARVRVALRRHTSASQVASSVTFADVTVDIAARHIIRAGEAIHLTPIEFRLLVVLLNNTGKVLTQRQLLTQVWGPNAVEHSHYLRIYMGHLRQKLESDPTRPKHLLTETGIGYRFMP, from the coding sequence GTGACAACCGTTCTGATAGTGGAAGATGAGAAAGAGATACGCCGCTTTGTACGCATTGCGCTGGAAGCCGAATCACTGCGTGTCTACGACTGCGAGACGCTACAGCGCGGCCTGATTGAAGCCGCGACGCGTAAGCCCGATTTAGTGATCCTTGATCTGGGCTTACCTGACGGTGATGGCCTCAGTTTTATTAAGGAAGTCCGCCAGTGGAGCGCAATGCCGATTGTGGTGCTTTCCGCACGCAGCGATGAACAGGATAAGATCGATGCGCTGGATGCCGGTGCAGATGACTTTTTGTCCAAACCGTTTGGTATCGGCGAACTGCTGGCTCGGGTGCGGGTGGCACTTCGCCGTCACACCAGTGCTTCTCAGGTTGCCAGCAGCGTTACCTTCGCTGATGTAACAGTCGATATTGCCGCACGTCACATTATCCGTGCCGGAGAAGCGATTCATCTGACACCGATTGAGTTCAGGCTGCTGGTCGTGCTGCTGAACAATACCGGAAAAGTGCTGACGCAGCGCCAGCTACTGACGCAGGTTTGGGGACCGAATGCGGTAGAACACAGTCACTATTTACGTATTTATATGGGACATCTGCGCCAGAAGCTGGAGAGCGATCCCACCCGCCCCAAACATCTGTTAACGGAAACGGGGATTGGCTATCGCTTTATGCCGTGA
- a CDS encoding fimbrial protein has translation MKKFTLIATATLAAVSICGTASAADGTINFTGSIRDTACTVDTASANQTVNLGNIATTSFGSAGSSASSARFTINLTDCPAAITSASIRFDGPLASGNSNLLALSSGQTATNVGVGIYEQNSTTLIPVGSPSDAVTLSATGINAINFLAKYVSTAAVVGAGSANAVATFTVAYN, from the coding sequence ATGAAAAAATTTACTCTTATTGCTACTGCAACACTTGCTGCGGTAAGCATCTGCGGAACCGCATCTGCCGCTGACGGTACAATTAACTTTACGGGCAGCATCAGGGACACGGCCTGCACAGTTGACACCGCATCAGCAAACCAGACCGTTAACCTGGGCAACATTGCCACGACGTCGTTCGGTTCTGCAGGATCTTCCGCCTCATCCGCCCGTTTTACCATCAACCTGACAGATTGCCCGGCTGCCATCACCTCGGCCAGCATTCGCTTTGACGGCCCGCTGGCCAGCGGTAACAGCAATCTGCTTGCGCTGAGTTCAGGTCAGACCGCAACCAATGTTGGCGTAGGCATATACGAGCAGAACAGTACAACCCTGATCCCTGTCGGCAGCCCCTCGGACGCAGTGACACTTTCCGCTACAGGAATCAACGCCATCAACTTCCTCGCCAAGTACGTTTCGACAGCAGCAGTTGTTGGTGCGGGCAGTGCGAATGCAGTGGCAACCTTTACCGTTGCGTATAACTAA
- a CDS encoding fimbrial biogenesis chaperone: MLRLLLTLCLLTASLAGRAGVEIGGTRLIYDANAKQATLSVNNPDDRSYLIQSWVDKDPAAGDGDNTFVTTPPLFRLEPHSQNSVRVVYTGRPLPADRESMLWLSIKSVPSISKDETNRLLISVKSVLKLFYRPAGLSGEPATAYEKLTFVRRGGQVYVSNPTPYYVSFYDLSIGGLPVKSLPTLKPLSGQSLDVPAGTAGAVSWRAINDFGGITDVRKAKI; the protein is encoded by the coding sequence ATGCTGCGTTTACTGCTGACACTGTGTCTGCTGACGGCCTCGCTGGCAGGCCGGGCCGGGGTTGAAATAGGGGGAACAAGGCTCATTTATGACGCAAACGCCAAACAGGCGACGCTGAGCGTCAATAATCCCGATGACAGGTCCTATCTGATTCAGTCATGGGTCGATAAGGATCCCGCTGCCGGTGACGGTGATAACACCTTCGTCACCACGCCACCACTTTTCCGCCTGGAACCGCATTCACAGAACTCGGTCAGGGTGGTTTACACGGGCCGGCCGCTGCCCGCAGACCGTGAGTCCATGCTCTGGTTAAGCATCAAGTCGGTCCCCAGCATCTCAAAGGATGAAACCAACCGGCTGCTCATTAGCGTGAAAAGCGTACTCAAACTTTTCTACCGGCCCGCGGGCTTGAGTGGCGAGCCGGCAACGGCTTATGAAAAGCTCACTTTTGTACGGCGCGGTGGGCAGGTTTACGTATCAAACCCAACGCCTTATTACGTCTCATTCTATGACCTCAGCATCGGCGGATTGCCGGTTAAATCGCTGCCCACGCTCAAACCACTGTCCGGGCAATCCCTTGACGTTCCTGCCGGGACCGCCGGTGCGGTCTCATGGCGCGCGATTAATGACTTCGGTGGTATCACAGACGTCAGAAAAGCAAAAATCTGA
- a CDS encoding fimbria/pilus outer membrane usher protein — MRILPYTRWLLRRKPTVACLILTSLLLHPAHAEDYFDPDAIEKRGGQADNIDLSSLERPGGQVPGQYRTEIYLNGNYVADKVLNFRMSEKSLVPDIRREDLVTWGVRSTATPAFAYASSGNLSKPVNDYLPDSSFNYDFAQQRLDISIPQVYVRQSAQGSVSPDEWDDGLPAALLNYAYSGASTRSDYGRGTQQNNYLNLRSGVNLGAWRLRNYSSWSDAEQTRHWNSINTYVQRDVKTLRAQFVAGDSYTPSDVFDSFAFRGTQLLSDDNMLPESLRGFAPVVRGIAQSNARVTVRQNGNVIYQSYVPPGPFAITDLYPTSSSGDLSVSVREADGTVRQFTQAFSAVPVMQREGRFKYSFTAGKYRVASQADYARREPAFMQATGIYGLLSATTLYGGTIVSGDYTSGSLGVGKGLGSLGSMSVDGTWARARLDDLDRRGASFRFQYAKDFTDSGTTFTLAGYRYSTSGYLDFNEANGYYDSLPLNPRTDDLTDSDQDLAQQAYARWRAQHNKRSRAQLNVNQSLGGYGSLYLSAYQQQYWGISGRENSLNFGYSGSAGAVNYTLNYAWSESPYYSQKDKVVSLAVQIPFDRFLPTSWLNLSASNASHGASVASAGISGTTLADNNLSYNVQQGYANRGTGATGSTTADYKASFGEYQAGYNYARQTRQLNYGAMGGVVIHPYGLTLSQPLGDTLALVRAERAANIKVENNTGVYTDGRGYAVVPYITPYRRSALRLNTDTLGENVDITTDTRTVVPGQGALVLADFPTNYGQKIMLTLDSPVPFGASATVNNGSQTSSGIVDDRRQVYLSGVPQRGTVMVTWQGGQCEAAYDTRTDEPSVHLITAQCR, encoded by the coding sequence ATGCGGATACTCCCCTATACCCGTTGGCTGCTCCGGCGCAAGCCGACTGTTGCATGCCTTATTCTGACGTCACTGTTACTGCATCCGGCGCACGCAGAGGATTATTTTGACCCGGACGCCATCGAGAAGCGCGGCGGGCAGGCGGATAATATTGATCTGTCATCCCTTGAACGCCCGGGCGGACAGGTGCCGGGTCAGTACCGTACCGAGATATACCTGAACGGTAACTACGTGGCCGACAAAGTCCTGAACTTCAGAATGAGCGAAAAAAGCCTCGTACCCGACATCCGCAGGGAAGACCTGGTAACCTGGGGCGTTCGCTCCACTGCGACGCCGGCGTTTGCCTACGCCAGCAGCGGCAACCTCAGCAAACCGGTTAATGACTATCTGCCTGACAGCAGCTTTAACTACGATTTTGCTCAGCAACGCCTCGATATCAGCATTCCGCAGGTGTATGTGCGGCAGTCGGCGCAGGGAAGCGTTTCTCCCGACGAATGGGATGACGGGCTGCCCGCGGCGTTGCTGAACTATGCCTACTCCGGCGCCAGTACCCGCAGTGACTATGGTCGCGGGACTCAACAGAACAATTACCTGAACCTGCGCAGCGGTGTGAATCTGGGTGCCTGGCGCCTGCGTAACTACTCCTCCTGGTCAGACGCTGAGCAGACGCGGCACTGGAACAGCATCAACACTTACGTGCAGCGCGACGTGAAGACGCTGAGGGCGCAGTTTGTCGCGGGCGACAGCTATACGCCGTCTGACGTCTTTGACAGCTTCGCCTTCCGTGGCACGCAGCTGCTGTCTGACGATAATATGCTGCCGGAGAGCCTCAGGGGGTTTGCTCCGGTGGTGCGCGGCATTGCGCAGAGCAACGCCCGCGTGACCGTCCGCCAGAACGGCAACGTTATCTATCAGTCCTACGTGCCACCCGGCCCTTTTGCAATTACCGACCTGTATCCGACGTCCTCAAGCGGCGACCTGAGCGTGTCGGTTCGCGAAGCGGACGGCACCGTGCGCCAGTTCACTCAGGCTTTCTCTGCCGTACCCGTTATGCAGCGGGAAGGACGTTTTAAATACTCGTTCACGGCCGGTAAATACCGCGTTGCATCACAGGCTGATTACGCCCGGCGCGAACCGGCGTTTATGCAGGCAACGGGAATATACGGCCTGCTGTCTGCCACGACCCTGTACGGCGGTACCATCGTATCCGGCGACTATACGTCAGGCAGCCTCGGCGTCGGCAAGGGGCTGGGAAGCCTGGGCTCCATGTCCGTGGACGGCACCTGGGCACGGGCGCGGCTGGATGATTTAGACCGCCGTGGAGCGTCGTTTCGCTTTCAGTACGCCAAAGACTTCACGGACAGCGGAACCACCTTTACGCTGGCCGGATACCGTTATTCCACCTCCGGTTATCTGGATTTTAACGAGGCCAACGGTTATTACGACTCCCTGCCGCTCAATCCGCGCACTGACGACCTGACGGATTCCGATCAGGACCTCGCGCAGCAAGCCTACGCTCGCTGGCGCGCTCAGCATAACAAGCGCAGCCGGGCGCAGCTGAACGTCAACCAGTCGCTGGGCGGCTATGGCAGCCTCTACCTGTCTGCCTATCAGCAGCAATACTGGGGGATCAGCGGACGGGAAAATAGCCTCAACTTCGGGTACAGCGGCAGCGCCGGCGCCGTTAACTACACCCTTAACTACGCGTGGTCGGAGTCTCCCTATTACAGCCAGAAAGATAAAGTCGTATCGCTGGCCGTGCAGATCCCGTTTGATCGTTTTCTCCCGACCAGTTGGCTTAATCTGTCGGCCAGTAATGCCAGTCACGGCGCATCCGTGGCGTCCGCAGGGATTTCAGGTACCACACTTGCCGACAATAATCTGAGCTATAACGTCCAGCAGGGTTATGCCAACAGGGGTACGGGCGCGACGGGCAGCACAACGGCCGATTATAAGGCCTCCTTTGGCGAGTATCAGGCGGGTTATAACTATGCCCGTCAGACGCGGCAGCTTAACTACGGCGCCATGGGCGGAGTTGTTATCCATCCTTACGGCCTGACGCTGTCCCAGCCGCTGGGCGACACGCTCGCGCTGGTCAGAGCAGAGAGGGCGGCGAACATTAAGGTTGAAAATAACACGGGCGTTTATACAGACGGGCGCGGTTATGCTGTGGTGCCTTACATCACGCCCTATCGCCGCAGTGCCCTCAGGCTGAACACCGACACGCTTGGGGAAAACGTTGACATCACAACCGATACCCGGACGGTGGTACCCGGGCAGGGCGCACTGGTTCTGGCTGACTTTCCGACTAATTACGGTCAGAAAATCATGCTGACTCTGGACTCCCCGGTTCCGTTTGGCGCGTCAGCTACCGTCAACAACGGTAGCCAGACGTCTTCGGGTATCGTCGACGATCGGCGGCAGGTATACCTCAGCGGCGTACCGCAGCGCGGCACCGTGATGGTGACCTGGCAGGGTGGCCAATGTGAAGCCGCTTACGACACGCGCACGGATGAACCGAGTGTGCATCTCATCACCGCACAATGCCGGTAG
- a CDS encoding fimbrial protein has product MKRNVLMMIGGGVLALATTDAQAYNCPTVTTVTTLTPPPLTIQRDLPVGSLIGSEIVSGTVQTFRCSNTPGPSLTFQEFGVKAYGAYVTTINRRRIYSTNVAGVGYAVGGTSINNCDNTVYVDGTATGDGNPDSRLMCLVNGLFDNQPIMAQARIQFYKTAQTTGSGRVSAREVSAFILRNDKTDWMHPESSITIAAFNVTTLACTVRNTAISVPMGTVQKQAFDGPGTWPGDDNTRSFVIPLDCNAGTRVNMQIDGSAQNAAQGVLNLTGGTASASGVGIQLLYNNAPLRLATPINTGSAASEGAYNVPLQARYYQFGNSITPGTANANATFTLTYQ; this is encoded by the coding sequence ATGAAAAGAAATGTACTGATGATGATCGGCGGAGGGGTGCTTGCCCTGGCCACCACGGACGCGCAGGCTTACAATTGCCCAACAGTCACGACGGTGACCACACTGACCCCGCCTCCCCTGACGATTCAGAGAGACCTGCCCGTGGGATCGCTTATCGGCAGCGAGATAGTCTCCGGAACGGTACAAACCTTTCGCTGTTCCAACACCCCCGGCCCCTCCCTGACCTTCCAGGAGTTTGGCGTTAAGGCGTATGGCGCATACGTCACCACTATCAACAGGCGGCGGATCTACAGCACCAATGTTGCAGGCGTGGGATATGCAGTGGGTGGGACCTCCATTAATAACTGCGACAATACCGTGTACGTTGATGGTACAGCGACAGGCGACGGTAACCCCGATAGCCGGCTAATGTGTTTGGTGAACGGCTTATTTGATAATCAGCCCATCATGGCTCAGGCCAGAATACAGTTCTATAAAACGGCTCAGACAACGGGGAGTGGGCGGGTCAGTGCCCGGGAGGTCAGTGCGTTCATCCTGCGCAACGATAAAACTGACTGGATGCATCCCGAATCATCCATCACCATTGCCGCCTTCAACGTTACAACGCTGGCTTGTACGGTGAGAAACACAGCCATTTCCGTCCCGATGGGTACGGTGCAAAAGCAGGCCTTCGACGGCCCCGGCACGTGGCCCGGAGATGACAACACCCGCAGCTTTGTTATCCCGCTGGACTGTAATGCCGGCACCCGTGTCAACATGCAGATAGACGGCAGCGCGCAGAATGCTGCGCAAGGTGTGTTGAACCTGACCGGCGGCACTGCCAGCGCGTCAGGCGTGGGTATTCAGTTACTTTATAACAATGCGCCACTGCGACTTGCGACCCCGATTAATACAGGAAGCGCCGCTTCAGAGGGAGCATACAACGTTCCCCTTCAGGCAAGGTACTATCAGTTCGGCAACAGTATTACGCCGGGCACGGCAAACGCCAATGCGACATTCACGCTTACCTACCAGTAG